Genomic DNA from Lutibacter sp. A80:
TTTTTATAACGTTCTTTAAGTTTCATAATTAATTGTTTAAGATTTTATAGTTAAGGTTACTTTTTCTTTTCGTTCAAATGCTTGGTAGCATAATGAAACTATCTTTTGAAATAATGGTTTTGAAGTAGTTCCTTTTCCAATTCCAGATAAATAAGTTACAGGAGAAATGCATCCTTGTAATTCTTTTAAAGCGTCATTAGCAGGATGAATCAATATCAAACTTCTACCTTTAACATTCTCAAGCACCAAATGATGTTTGAACTTTTCAGAAAAACGAGGTTTCAAATTGTAAACACCTTCAGGAATACAAGAAATTATTCTCTTGTTTTCTTTCCAGGGCAATTCAATAGTAAAACCTAGAAATTTAGAATTAAAGAAAAGGACACTATTCGTGCCCTTTTCAAAATAGGTTCTATGCAAAACCAATTCCATTATACAGTATCAATTTTTACAACTGATAAAGCATTGTAAGTTCCGTTTTTCAACGAATACATTTGTCCATTTACCTCTTGGTAAAATTCTATTCCCAATACAATAAATACTGGGTGAGTAGAATTTGCAGGTGCAGTTACTGTTAATCCAATTGCAGTTGTGTTTGCACTGTCATAAGGTAAAATAGCAGTTTCATCATTTTCAAAAGATGAAACTTCATTTTCAAAATCTAATTCAGCAGCTCCAGTTACTACTTTAAAATGTGTCGTTCCAGATGGTGCAGCAATTCTAATAGCAGGAGCAAAAGCAGCCAAGTCAACAGAGATATCTCCACTAACTCTATCGTAAGAAGTTGAGAAAGGAGCAAACAGTGTTGAGCCAAGTTTACCATTCAAATTGAATTCAAATCCTTCCAAAGGACTCATAACCCCATCTTGAATAGTTCTCAATCCACGAGCGTTAGTCGTGTCTGTTTTAACTACTTTTAATAAGTCAGTAGTTAATCTACTAACTACTCTTTTGTCTTTTGCATTCTGCAAAAGAATACGAATTGCATTTCGAAGAACTTTACCTCCTTTACCAGCTCTTCCAAATTCAGAACCATTTTCACGCGTTCTTTGAAAAGCAGGATCATTAGCAATTCTAGATTTGTCTACACCGCCTTTTTCACGAGCCAAATGCCCATCACTTGTTTTATAAAAGGAAATACCACCAATGGTTCCTTTTAATTTAATAATACCGGTTTGTTTAGCCATAATTGTATAAATTTTAAATTCTCAACAAATGAAGCTATCTTTATAAAAGAATTAAAAAACCTAAACCCATTCATTCCGTAAACGTCCTTTTTAATACAATTAAGGGTGTATAGACAAAGTATAGATTCTAGTAGGATAAAGTATAGATAGAGTATTAAAATGAAGATAGTAAGAGCTTGTATTTACCCAAAAGACATTCAATGCATCACAGGAAGAAGTGAACGCTATGGAAGAAAGTTGCTCAATGCAATTAAATTACATTTCGGGAAACAAAAACATCAGTTCATTACTTCAGAAGAATTTGCAGAATATAGTGGTATTAAATTGGAAATAGTGAATGAATATTTACGAAAAGTTTCATAGTATTTGTTGAAGTTTAAACTTATTTAATGTATTGAAAATCGTATATTTGTAATAAGATTGAAAGTTAAAATTAACCAATGGATATCAATGGTTAGGTCAACAAATCGGTCAACAAAAATTTAATGGAGTAGAGAAGTCCTTATAAATAAAGAGAAATCTCCAAAGGTTTGAATCCCTTCCTCTCTGCTGAAAAAAGTCCTTATAACGCTAAGTTGTAAGGGCTTTTTTTTATTGTATATTATTATATATGAGAGAGAATACACTTGCTAATTTTTATTATATATAGGAAGAAAGTTTCCTTTAAATAGTAAACTTTCTTTTTTTTAACTCATAAAGACCTATTTATACCCTAATTTGAATTAATTACCTCCAAAATGTATTTGAGAGTATTTTTAATTTTGTTAAAAGGTTACTGCAAAGTTTGCATTATGTAGTAATTTTTTAATTTAAGGATTAATTAATATTAAAATATAATTTAAAAATTAAGAGGTAAAATATGAAAATTATTAAAAATAGGTACATTAATTTAATTGTTGTAATTGGAGCATTTTTGACTATTGGTTGTATGAAAATAGATAAAAATACTGAAATTAAAACGAACGCTAATAGTAAGGTAAATCCATACAAACCAGATAATTCGCAACCAGAAAAAGTGATAAATGGATATAGTTTAGTTTTTAATGATGAATTTAACCACGAAGGCCCAATGAAAGAAGAATATTGGAATGCTGAGGTTGGGTTTAAAAGAAATAATGAACACCAATGGTATCAATCTGAAAATGGAATTTGTACGGGTGGACGCCTTGTAATAACAGCAAAAAAAGAACAAGTTGTAAATCCTGATTATGAAGAAGGAAGTTCTAATTGGAAAAAAAATAGACCGTATGCCCAATATACTTCGGCAAGTTTTATTACAAAAAAAGAGCATCATCAAAAGTACGATTCTATTATGATGATTATGAGAGCCAAGTTGCCGTTAAAAACAGGGGGAGATGAAGATTATGGAGTATGGCCTGCATTTTGGACAACAGGCGCTGGACCTTGGCCACACGGCGGAGAAATAGATATTATGGAATACTACACCGGACATATGATGGCAAATTTTGCAACTAAAGGGAAAAGAGGTGTTAATTGGAAAGGCAATAGACAAGATAAAGCCCTAAATTCTGATATTAAAAATATACTTAATGCTAAAGCCATAGGTTTTGAAGCTGATAAGGATTGGTTAAATAAATACCATGTATGGAAGCTTATTGGAAACGGAAAATGGTTAACAATATATTTAGATGATGTTTTTATGTCTAGAATAGAATTAGATATTAAAAATGGAGATACTTCAAAATTAGAATATCCTTTTAAGGGAAATACCTGTAATTATTGGATAAATCTTGCTGTTGGTGGAAAACCACATCCAGATTTAGAAAAGTTTGAAAAAACCGAATTTCCTCGCCAATATGAGATAGATTATGCCCGTATTTATGTTATGGATAGTAAATAAATTTCAACGTATTTTAGGCTTAAAAGTTTCAGAAAACATAAAGGAATATACCAAAGTTCCAGAATTGTTAAAGCCTATTGTTTTATTACACGTAGATCAAAATACTTCAAAAGGTATAGAAAAGCAAATATTAGGAGGTTGTATGGTTGAGCGTCCAGGATGGATAAGAATGTCTATTCATCCAACAATAACAACTCAAGAAGTTTTATATGTTTGCGAAAGCATTAAACAAGTAGCCGAAAATTATAAAGAATGGGGAGCAGATTACGAATATAATGCAGCTAAAAATAATAAAGCTAAACCTATTGAAGCACTTTTAGTGCATAGTTGGTTTGGTAATTAGTAGTTTTAGAATGAAAAAACTAAAACAGTTTTAGATTACAGATATTATTCAATTTTAAAAAAAAGCACAATTATAATTTTATAATTGTGCTTTTTTATATTGAGTAATTATTTACTAAATTTTATTAAATTAAGGTATATCCCAATTTCCTATTTTAACTCTTTCAATTACAATAGAAGGATCTTTTGAAGGAGATTTATATTTAGGTTCTTTATTTTGCATAAGCATTTTATGAATGTGGTAAGTAGCATCCATCCAATTATTTTCTTCATCCCATAAAGGATCTGAAACTATAGTTTCCCAGTTTTGGTAAGCGTTTTGAAGTTCGTTAAATTTCTCTACTTGAGTTTTAGAAAGATCAACCGTTTCTCCAAGATCAGTATCTAAATTATACATAACAGTACCATAATTATCTAAATGAACGGTTTTGTAATCTCCAATTCTAGCTGCTGATTCTTCTAATTTTCTCCAAAAAAGTTGCTTATGAGGTTCACCTTCTTTTTCTCCTTTTAAGTATGGTATCACATTTACACCATCAAGAATTAAGTTTTCTGGTTTTGAAATGTTAGCAACTTCAATTGAGGTTGCAAATATATCTAAAGAAGAAGTAAGTCCGTTATAAGTGGCACCACCTTTAATTTCATTTGGATAACTCACTATAAATGGAACTCGATGTCCTCCTTCAAATTTATTTCCTTTCCATCCTTTTAGAGGTCCTGTAGTAGATTGATTGTTATGTGCACCGCCATTGTCGCTTAAAAAGTAAATTAAAGTATTATCTCGAATACCTAATTCATCTAATTTAGCGATTAGTTTACCTACGTTTTGGTCAAGAGACCAGGTCATAGCTGCTAATTCTTTACGTGGGTGATTTTCATATTTTTTAAGGTCTTCTTCTTTAGCTTCCATAGGAGTGTGGACTGCATTAAAAGCTAAATACATAAAGAAAGGGTCTTTGGCACTTTCTTCTATATATTTTATAGATTGATCACCTAAAACATCGGTTAAATAACCATCAAAAATAACACGTTCTCCATTGTGTTGTAGCATATGAGATTTACGAGGATTTTGAACTGGAAAGTAAGATCTACCACCAGCAGAAAATCCATAAAACTCTTCAAAACCTCGTTGGTTTGGATGGTCAGTTGTGTCAAAACCTAAATGCCATTTACCTAAGGCGTAAGTTCGGTATCCGTTAGATTTAAATACATCTGCAATAGTAACTACATCGTCGCTTAAACCTATTCCACCAGTTCCATTAGCTTCAAAACCAAATCGTTGTTGGTATTTACCAGTCATTATTCCTGCTCTAGAAGGAGCACAAACGGTAGCGCTTACATGTGCGTCTGTTAAAACAACACCGCTTGTTGCTAGTGCATCTATATTTGGAGTTTCTAAATCTTTAGAACCCATAAATCCAAAATCGGCGTAACCTGCATCATCAATTAAGATTACAATTACATTTGGTTTTTTTGGGGCTTCAGTTTCTTTTTGTTTTGTAGTTGAATTACATCCAATACAAATAGTGAATAGTGTTGCAAATAATATGCGTATCGAAATTTTCATAGATTATTGTTAATTATTATTAAAGAAGTTTAAATCCCATTCAGATTGCCATTTTAGAACGGGTTTGTTATTTTCAAATTCAACGGGCAACCATATATACCTTCCGTCAATAGCATTTTTAGGAGTCCAACGATCTCCCATAAATATAAAAGCATCTTTTTTTCCTATTACAGGTATTACATAGGTACTTTGTGACCAAAATGTGGTGGCTTCTTCTTTTTCTGTTCCAATGCAAGGATTTCCTAAAGATTTCCATTCACCCATTATATCATCGGCAACAGCAGATTTTCCAGGATTTGGTTTCCAGCCTGTTAATCCAGATGAAAACATATAGTATTTACCATCTTTTTTAAATATAGCTGGAGCTTCGTTTCTTCCACCAGGAAAAACTCTAATATATTCATTTGTTACCGATAGATAGTCATCAGCTAATTTAGAAATATGTAATGTTTGGTTGTTTTCTGAAGCTGTTATATGGTATGCTGTTTCATCATCATCAACAAAAAGAGTCATGTCTCTAGACATTTGTCCTACTTCAAAATCTTTTTTAAAATAGGCGCCTTTTATAACTTTTTCTTTCCAGTTTTCATCTTTTCTGTCTTGAATTATTTCGGCTGCCTCAAATTCTTTTTTCGAAAAATTAAGGGGTAGAATACCCGCATGAAGTCTAAAACTATTTATGTATTTATATGGTCCAGTTATATCATCTGCTACTGCAACTCCTGTTAACGCGGCAGTGTAACCTTGGTCTTTTAGTTCATGATGAAACCACATTACAAATTTATCAGTTTTTTTATTATAAATAACCTTTGGTCGTTCTATAATAGAACCTTTTTGAAGCATACTAGTAGTATCATTTATTACTTTAAGAGCAATTCCTTCATCTTTCCAGTTGTATAAATCTGTAGAAGAATACACGCCAACACCTACCATTGCTTTATTACCTGTGCTTCCAGAAGTTTTATGCTCACCAAACCAATAGTATGTATTGTTATAAATTAGTATGCCACCGCCATGTGCATTAATATGTTTATCGTTATTATCTAACCATAAAGTACCTGGTTTAAAACTTGTATATTTTTTTTGGGAATATCCAATAAGTGTAAATGAAAAGGTAATGAAATAGATTAATAAATTTTTTTTATTCATATTTTTAAGTTTATGAAGGAAGATATTTTAAAGTAAATTTAAAAAGTTTCTCGATTTTATATTTTAATTAGCAGTAGTATTAATAAGCTTACAGAACTTCTATAAAAATAAATAAGTTGTACTACTTTATTTTAAAGCAAAGTTAAGTAAGGCTCTATAAAGTTTAATAGGTCAATTAATTCAAAATAGAGGGTAATATGGTCAATATAGAAATTAAGATAGTGCTAGTTTTATTTTTATGTTACTTTTATAAAATCTTAAAAAGAACTTGTTAAGCTTAAAATACAGTACTTAATATTAGATTATAAGTGTTTTATAGTATTAGCTAGTTAATAAATAATTACAGTGTTTTATTTTATGAAGAAAAGTTTTTTATTTTTATTTAATCTTTTGTTGTTTTTTACTGCATTTTCTCAAGAGAATTCGATTGATTATATTGTTGATTTTATAGGAATAAATCAAGGGCTATCTCATAATTATGTAACTTCAATTATTAGTGATGATCAAAATATAAAATGGATTGGAACTGAAAATGGTATCTCAAAATATAATGGATACGATTTTGAATATATAAAACCAAGCAATAAACATTTAGGACTGTTAAATGAGAATATAGAGGTTTTATATAAAGATAAATCTAATAATATTTGGATTGGAACAAAAAGTGGAGGCATTTCTTTTTTAGATATTAAGAAAAATAGAATAGAGCATTTAAATTATCTTATTAATATTGAGCCAGATAAAAACCTTAGAATAACTGCCATTTGCGAAGATAGTAAAGGGTATATATGGTTAGGTACTTGGGAAAATGGCGTATTTGTAATAGATTATAAAAATAATAAACTTATAAAACGTTTTCCAAGTAAATCAACAGTATACGATATTGAAAAAGATGCGTATAATAATATGTGGTTTACTAGGTATAAAAAACTAATAAAATACGATCCTTCTGAAGATAGAACTATTAGTTACCAAACTACTGGATTAATTACCAATTTACTTGCAGATAAAATTAGAGATAAAGTTTGGATAAGTATTAATAATGGAAAAACGAAACTGTATAGTTTTAACTATAATAAACAAGCTATAGACTCTATTGAAACAGGTGTTTCTAGTAATTTTACTAAAAAATTATTATTAGATAGAAAAAATAGACTTTGGATAGGTACTTGGGGAAATGGCTTGTATAGAAGTAATATAGATCTTACAGAGTTTTCAAAAGTCGATTTAGTGTTAAATCATTCCGATAAAATGGAAGTTAATTATCAGACGATATTAAATATTCACGAAGATCAAAATCATTTAATATGGGTTTCAACTGCTAATGGTGGAATTTTAAAATTAACCGAAGGAAATGGCTTTAATAATGCTTCGTCTTTTTTAGAAAATGGAAAAAACTATAATATAAATAGTATTTACAAAAATGATAAAGATTTATTTTTAGGAACCGAAGCTTCAGGTCTATATTTTGGAAAGGATTATGAGAGCTTG
This window encodes:
- a CDS encoding DUF5675 family protein, whose amino-acid sequence is MELVLHRTYFEKGTNSVLFFNSKFLGFTIELPWKENKRIISCIPEGVYNLKPRFSEKFKHHLVLENVKGRSLILIHPANDALKELQGCISPVTYLSGIGKGTTSKPLFQKIVSLCYQAFERKEKVTLTIKS
- a CDS encoding glycoside hydrolase family 43 protein codes for the protein MNKKNLLIYFITFSFTLIGYSQKKYTSFKPGTLWLDNNDKHINAHGGGILIYNNTYYWFGEHKTSGSTGNKAMVGVGVYSSTDLYNWKDEGIALKVINDTTSMLQKGSIIERPKVIYNKKTDKFVMWFHHELKDQGYTAALTGVAVADDITGPYKYINSFRLHAGILPLNFSKKEFEAAEIIQDRKDENWKEKVIKGAYFKKDFEVGQMSRDMTLFVDDDETAYHITASENNQTLHISKLADDYLSVTNEYIRVFPGGRNEAPAIFKKDGKYYMFSSGLTGWKPNPGKSAVADDIMGEWKSLGNPCIGTEKEEATTFWSQSTYVIPVIGKKDAFIFMGDRWTPKNAIDGRYIWLPVEFENNKPVLKWQSEWDLNFFNNN
- a CDS encoding glycoside hydrolase family 16 protein, producing the protein MKIIKNRYINLIVVIGAFLTIGCMKIDKNTEIKTNANSKVNPYKPDNSQPEKVINGYSLVFNDEFNHEGPMKEEYWNAEVGFKRNNEHQWYQSENGICTGGRLVITAKKEQVVNPDYEEGSSNWKKNRPYAQYTSASFITKKEHHQKYDSIMMIMRAKLPLKTGGDEDYGVWPAFWTTGAGPWPHGGEIDIMEYYTGHMMANFATKGKRGVNWKGNRQDKALNSDIKNILNAKAIGFEADKDWLNKYHVWKLIGNGKWLTIYLDDVFMSRIELDIKNGDTSKLEYPFKGNTCNYWINLAVGGKPHPDLEKFEKTEFPRQYEIDYARIYVMDSK
- a CDS encoding sulfatase-like hydrolase/transferase; the protein is MKISIRILFATLFTICIGCNSTTKQKETEAPKKPNVIVILIDDAGYADFGFMGSKDLETPNIDALATSGVVLTDAHVSATVCAPSRAGIMTGKYQQRFGFEANGTGGIGLSDDVVTIADVFKSNGYRTYALGKWHLGFDTTDHPNQRGFEEFYGFSAGGRSYFPVQNPRKSHMLQHNGERVIFDGYLTDVLGDQSIKYIEESAKDPFFMYLAFNAVHTPMEAKEEDLKKYENHPRKELAAMTWSLDQNVGKLIAKLDELGIRDNTLIYFLSDNGGAHNNQSTTGPLKGWKGNKFEGGHRVPFIVSYPNEIKGGATYNGLTSSLDIFATSIEVANISKPENLILDGVNVIPYLKGEKEGEPHKQLFWRKLEESAARIGDYKTVHLDNYGTVMYNLDTDLGETVDLSKTQVEKFNELQNAYQNWETIVSDPLWDEENNWMDATYHIHKMLMQNKEPKYKSPSKDPSIVIERVKIGNWDIP